Part of the Pseudarthrobacter sp. NBSH8 genome is shown below.
CCGGTCAAGGTGGTCCTGTACGTTGACTTCATCTGCCCGGTTTGCAAGAACTTCGAGACACAGTACAACGAGCAGCTGACGTCGCTGCGCAACGAGGGCAAGATCTCGGTGGAATACCGGGCACTCGGGTTCCTGGACAACCGGTCCTCCACAAACTACTCCTCCCGTGCAGCCAATGCGGCCGCGTGCGTAGTGAATGAGTCCCCGGAGAAGTATGCCGAGTTTGTGGACACCCTGTTCGCCAACCAGCCTGCCGAAGGCAGCGCCGGACTTTCTGACGACAAGCTCAAGACCATGGCGACAGACATCGGCGCCAAGAACATCGACACCTGCGTCGACGGGAAGACCTACCGTCCGTACGTGAAGTTCACAACAAAGCAGGCCGCCGCGATCGGCGTCACCGGCACGCCCACCGTGTTCGTGGACGGCCAGCAGTGGGGCAAGGGTGCCAGCGCGCAGACCCCGTTCCCGGATTTTCTGCAGGCAGCGATCACCGCGAAGGGCTAGATCCTTCCACTCAGGGACCTGCTTCCGGATCGATTCCGGGGGCAGGTCCTTTCTTTTTGCTTCGTTTCTCCCTGGCCGGCGTTTTTACGAGCGGGCGGACTTGGGCTAACCTTATCTAGCGCCGTTGCGGCGCACGCCCTGTACGGGGCGCGCCTCCTTAGCTCAGTTGGCCAGAGCACCGCTCTTGTAAAGCGGGGGTCGTCGGTTCGAATCCGACAGGAGGCTCCGATTGTGGCTTTGACCTGCGGGGTCAGTCTTGAGCCCGTGCTGCCAACGGCTCGCGACCGCCGCGGATCTCCATCGCCGCATGAATCTGCAGTGCAAACCAGAGCTGGGCCAAAGTTGACGTTTCGGTCACGTCCAACCCTGTCAGCTCACTGATCTTACGTAGCCGGTAAATGATGGTTTGCCGGTGCGCGAACAGGGCGGTTGCCGTCTTCTGCCAGGACCGTTGCATGTCCAAGTACGTTCTTAGCGTGACGATAAGGTCCGGCTGGCGGCCGCGCTCATACTCGAAAACCGGACCAAGCAACCGTTCGACGAGTGCCTTGCCTTCTTCATAGCTGGTCAACCCCAGCCACGAAGGGCCTTCGGCGTAGCGTACTAAGTGCTCGGTGGCGCCGCCCGCGGTTCCCAGCGCCCACAGTGACTCCTGAAGCGCGCTTTGAATGCCTGCAGGGGTGGTCGGGGTGCTGACTCCGATCCTGACGCCTCCCGGAAGAGCATGGAATAGCAGCTCGTCCGAACACTGCGTGGACACGAGAACATGGAGCCTGTTGTGAGTCTGCAGGCATGCTGTAGGCAGGCCGTGACGCCAAAGATTCGCGTGGACGTTGGCAAGATCCTGTCCTGCAGCACTGGACAGCGAGATGACCAGGAACTCCTGCGCCGGAATTTCGAATTCGGACAGGCGGCTTTCCAGATCCTTGATCCCGTAGCGGCCGTCAAACGCCTGCAGAAGGAAGTCGGCACCGAGACGGAGCCTGTTCTCCAGCCCCAGAACAGTACGGGACAGTTCCAAGCCCAAAACTGTCGCCGCATGGAGCAGAACGACGGCGTCGGGGTGCGGATCGGAAGCGGGCACAACCACCAGCAGCGCGTTGGCGTGCGTGGGGATGTCCATCATGAGGATGTGTTGGTCGCCGAACCGATGCCACTGGAAATTCTTTGTGGCCGCCGCCGGCCCCACGCGATGCTTCAGCTCCGCTGCCAGCGCTGCCGGGAGCGGCTCACTGTCCGGGTGCCACGGGTGCAGACATCGCCGATCCACCACGAACAGCTGGGAATTCAGTTCAGCAGCTACTCCGTCGATCAGCGTCTGCCACTGGTTTCCCGCTCCGGCAAGTCGGAGAAGATCATAAATTCTAGCCGTCTGCCGAAGCCTACGCGATTCCTCCAGGAGGGAAGACTCCGCGACAGATCGAGCGATGGCGATGAACGGCAGGGGATAGGGCACATTGACCACAGGCAATGGGAGGGCATTGCAGGCATTGATGAATTCAGGCAGGAGTTGTGGTGCGTGCATCTTCTCGCCCACAGCCAATGCGCTGGCGCCGGCCCTGACCAGCGACTCAGCAAGTTCGACCTGACCAGCGGCATCGGGCGGAATCGATAACCCGTTGGTCATCATGATCTCGCCGCCCGTGACCCACTCCCACAGCCGGGGAAGATCCGATGTGTGCGCCCACGTGATTCGGTTTCCCAATCCCCCTGAGCCTGCGAGCAGGCTCAGGCCCAACTGCGGCTCAGCGATGAGCTCTTCGACAGTAATCACGACCGGGTGCCCTTCTTTCTGTAGGGATGACGGCCTAGTGATCTTATACAAATATCTAAGCGCCTTCGTCATTTGTGGTCGATTGACGAATATGCGGCGTGATGGCCGTCACTCATGATTAAGTCACTTACTTCCCGGCTCAACGAAGAGCCTTCAACAGAGAGGGTTTGCAATGAGCGCAACGAGCAATCTCATTGATGACGCCCCGCTTACCAATTTCCACAAGAAGCTGACTTTCTTCGCCTCAGGCGGTCCCTTCATTGACGGCTATGCGCTGTCAATCATCGGCATCGCCTTGATCACTATGACCCCCGGCCTGCACCTGAGCACCGTGGAAATCGGCATGATCGGTGCAGCGAGCCTGGTCGGCATTTTCTTCGGCGGGGCCATCTTCGGCTGGCTGACGGACAAGATCGGCCGGCACAAGATGTACATCGCCGACCTCATCGCCCTGGCAGTGTTCTCCGGCCTGAACGCCTTCGCCACCGAAATCTGGCAGGTTGTCCTCTGCCGGTTCCTCCTGGGCGCTGCCATCGGCGCTGACTATCCGATTGCCACCTCGCTCCTTGCAGAGTTCCTCCCGAAGAAGCACCGTGGTCGTCTCCTGGGTGCAACCTTCGTGGTCTGGGCGATCGGCGCAGCAACTGCCTACGCCGTCGGATACCTGCTCCGCGACACGGGTCCCGACGTCTGGCGCATCATGGTTGGCAGCCCGGCGATCTTCGCCGTCGTCACCCTGCTTTGCCGGCTCGGAACTCCTGAGTCCCCGCGCTGGCTGCTCTCCCGCGGCCGCC
Proteins encoded:
- a CDS encoding DsbA family protein gives rise to the protein MSPANEIRKSKAERTSEAREKARLIREAQLKKDKRNKLLIGWGIVVAVVAILVVVGLVVTTTMRQNAPIADQGPTPANGNANGGITLLANTDVAKLEPATVDAAAVGAPPETAPESVVAPGAEAEAGKPVKVVLYVDFICPVCKNFETQYNEQLTSLRNEGKISVEYRALGFLDNRSSTNYSSRAANAAACVVNESPEKYAEFVDTLFANQPAEGSAGLSDDKLKTMATDIGAKNIDTCVDGKTYRPYVKFTTKQAAAIGVTGTPTVFVDGQQWGKGASAQTPFPDFLQAAITAKG
- a CDS encoding PucR family transcriptional regulator, producing the protein MTKALRYLYKITRPSSLQKEGHPVVITVEELIAEPQLGLSLLAGSGGLGNRITWAHTSDLPRLWEWVTGGEIMMTNGLSIPPDAAGQVELAESLVRAGASALAVGEKMHAPQLLPEFINACNALPLPVVNVPYPLPFIAIARSVAESSLLEESRRLRQTARIYDLLRLAGAGNQWQTLIDGVAAELNSQLFVVDRRCLHPWHPDSEPLPAALAAELKHRVGPAAATKNFQWHRFGDQHILMMDIPTHANALLVVVPASDPHPDAVVLLHAATVLGLELSRTVLGLENRLRLGADFLLQAFDGRYGIKDLESRLSEFEIPAQEFLVISLSSAAGQDLANVHANLWRHGLPTACLQTHNRLHVLVSTQCSDELLFHALPGGVRIGVSTPTTPAGIQSALQESLWALGTAGGATEHLVRYAEGPSWLGLTSYEEGKALVERLLGPVFEYERGRQPDLIVTLRTYLDMQRSWQKTATALFAHRQTIIYRLRKISELTGLDVTETSTLAQLWFALQIHAAMEIRGGREPLAARAQD